The following nucleotide sequence is from Microbacterium arborescens.
CCGACTTCGTCGCGAGCCGTCGGGCCTGCTCGCGGACATCGCCGTCGGTCTTGAGGGCGACGAAGTACACGCCGTGGGTGAAGAACAGCAACAGCGTCACGACGCCGCCGAGCAAGCCGTAGGGGTTCAACAGCGTGAACAGGGTGCCCGTGAACTCCTTATCGGCGTCGATCGGCACACCCTGCACGATGTTGGCGACCGCGACACCCCAGAGGAAGGCGGGGAGCGCCGAGCCGACCACGATCATGAGGTCGAAGCGCTTGCGCCAGGTGGCGTCGTCGCGCTGGTGGCGGTACTCGAACGAGACGCCGCGCAGGATCAGGGCGATGAGGATCAGCAGCAGCGGCAGGTAGAACCCGCTGAAGAGGGTCGCGTACCACTCCGGGAACGCCGCGAACAGGCAGGCGCCTGCCACGATCACCCAGGTCTCGTTGAGGTCCCAGACCGGGCCGATGGTGTTGATGATCTGGCGACGCGAGACGTTGTCCTTGCCGAGGAAGGGCAACGACATCCCGACGCCGAAGTCGAAACCGTCGAGGACGAAGTATCCGACGAAGAGCACTCCGACGATGAAGAACCAGACGTATGCGAGATCCATGTGGTGCTCCTCAGTAGACGGTGGTCTGGGTGTGGGAGGCCGCAGGGTCTTCGGCCTCGGGCGAGCCCGGCTCGGGCAGCGGGTCGGGCCCCTTCTGCGCGGCCTTGCGGATGAGCCCGAACTCGACGACCGCGAGCGAGGCGTAGACCGCGGTGAAGGCGATCAGCGAGATGAGCACGGTCCATCCGGGGACGTTGGGTGAGACGCCGTCCTCGGTGAGCATGAGGCTGAAAACGATCCAGGGCTGGCGGCCCATCTCGGTGAACACCCAGCCGACGAGGCTGCCGAGGAGGGGGAGCGGAGCCGACCAGATCGCGACCTTCCACATCCAGCGGGCGACGGGGCGCTGGGCCTTCTTGCGGGTCAGCCAGAGGCCCGCGACCGAGATGAGGGTGGCGACGCCGCCGAGGCCGATCATCCAGCGGAACGACCAATAGGTGACCCACACGATGGGGCGGTAGTCGACGCCGGCCCCGAAGGTCTCGGTGTACTGCGCCTGCAGATCGTTGAGGCCTTCGACGCAGCCGTCGAAGCTGTGCGTCGAGAGGAAGGACAGCAGGTACGGCACGCGCAGCGACCAGATCTCT
It contains:
- the cydB gene encoding cytochrome d ubiquinol oxidase subunit II, whose amino-acid sequence is MDLAYVWFFIVGVLFVGYFVLDGFDFGVGMSLPFLGKDNVSRRQIINTIGPVWDLNETWVIVAGACLFAAFPEWYATLFSGFYLPLLLILIALILRGVSFEYRHQRDDATWRKRFDLMIVVGSALPAFLWGVAVANIVQGVPIDADKEFTGTLFTLLNPYGLLGGVVTLLLFFTHGVYFVALKTDGDVREQARRLATKSGLLTLVAAAVFLAWTVLSAMQAQAPLLPLVFVTAAVAAVMLIGAILANARGREGWAFAGGAGTVMFAVLTLWLSLFPNVMPSSTDPAWNLTIENASSTDYTLTIMTWAAVIFLPLVLLYQGWTYWVFRKRVTRARIEEAELVTH